Within the Hypericibacter adhaerens genome, the region CCGTCGGACAAGCCAGAGCTCATCGACAAGCAAGGGAGAGCCAGCCATGTCGAAGTCGCTGAAGAACAGCAAGACCGAAGGCAACCTGAAGGCCGCGTTCGCGGGCGAGAGCCAGGCGAATCGCCGCTACCTCTACTTCGCCCAGAAGGCCGACGTCGAAGGCTACAACGACGTCGCCGCCGTGTTCCGCTCCACCGCCGAGGGCGAGACCGGCCACGCGCATGGCCATCTCGAGTTCCTCGAGGCGGTCGGCGACCCGGCCACGGGCCTGCCGATCGGCGCCACCGGCCCGAACCTGAAGGCCGCGATCGCCGGCGAGACCCACGAATACACCGATATGTATCCGGGCATGGCCCGCACCGCGCGTGAGGAAGGCTTCGACGAGATCGCCGACTGGTTCGAGACGCTCGCCAAGGCCGAGAAGTCCCATGCGGGCCGCTTCCAGAAGGCGCTCGACACCCTCGGCTAAGCGCCGGGGCTAGACGAAAGAGGCCGGGCCCGCGCGAGCGGCCGGCCTCGTGACGGTCAGCGGAAGAGCGGGGCGGTCCCCGCCCTTCCGTTCGCCGTTCCCGCGCCGGCCGCAAGGTGGGAGGCGGCGGCGCCCATAGCCTCTTCGAGAGAGACGTTCGCGCCATGAGAGAGGGCAGCCTCGAACCGCCGGTCCGGCATCCGCTCGACTGGAACGATCCGGATTTCACCAATTGGGAGAAGCTCGACGCCGAGATGCGGCGCGTCTTCGACATCTGTCACGGATGCCGGCGCTGCTTCAATCTTTGCGACAGCTTCCCGCGGCTGTTCGACCTGGTCGACGCCTCGCCGGACGAGATGCATGGGGTCAAGAGCGAGGACTTCAAGCAGGTGGTCGATGCCTGCACGCTCTGCGACCTCTGCTTCATGACCAAATGCCCCTATGTCCCGCCGCATGAGTTCAATCTCGATTTTCCGCACCTGATGCTGCGCTACCGCGCGGCCGAGCGGGCGCGGGGCCATGTCGAGCCGATCCGCGACGAGCTGGGCAAGACCGATCGCAACGGCAGGCTCGGTGCGGTCGCGAGCCCGGTGATGAACTGGGCCGTCAGCGAGAAGAACGGCCTGACACGGCCTCTCATGGAGAAGGTCGCCGGCGTTGACCGCCATGCCGCCCTGCCGAAATTCCACAGCAAGACCTTCATGCTGAAGGCGCGGCAGGAGACGCCCGAGATCAATCGCGAGGCGCCCGGCTTCGGCCGCAAGGCCGTGCTCTATGCCACCTGCTTCGTGAACTATCACAATCCCGGGATCGGCGAGGCGGCGCGCAAGGTGCTGGCCCGCAACGGCGTCGAGACCGAGGTGCTCTATCCCGCCTGCTGCGGCATGCCCCAGCTCGAGGCGGGCAATATTTCCAAGGTCGCCGAGGGCGCGCGCAAGGTGAGCGAGGCGCTGCTGCCCTGGGTCGAGAAGGGCTACGACGTCATCGCGCTGGTTCCTTCCTGCGCGCTGATGCTCAAGTTCGAATGGCCGCTGATCCTGCCCGCCGACGCCGGCATCAAGAAGCTCTCGCAGGCGACCTTCGACATCACCGAATATGTCGTCGACATCGCCAAGCGCAACGGCATCGCGCCAGGCCTCAAGCCGCTCGAGGGCGGCGTGGCGCTTCACATCGCCTGTCACTCGCGGGCGCAGAACATGGGCCAGAAGGCGGCCGAGATGCTGCGCCTCATCCCCCAGGCCGATCTCGCCGTGATCGAGCGCTGCTCGGGCCATGGCGGGTCCTGGGGCGTGATGGAGGGCAATTTCGAGACGGCGCTCAAGGTGGGCAAGCCGGTGGCGAGGCAGGCGCAGAACGCCGGCAAGGCGCATCTCGCCTCCGAATGCCCGCTGGCCGGCGCCCATATCGTGCAGGGCATGGAGCGGATCGCCGACGGCCAGGCGGCGGCCACCCAGTCGCGCCACCCGATCGAACTGTTGGCGCAAGCCTATGGGCTCTGACCAGCGAGGATGACGATGCGCAAGCGCGAGATCACGGCCGACGACCTGATGAGCGTCGAGGCCTATGCCAAGGTGCGCAAGGAGCGGCGGACGGCGCTGGTCCAGCGCAAGCGGCTGCGCCGGCTCGAGATCGGGCCCTACTGCAGCATGCATTTCGAGAACTATGAGAGCATGTGGTTCCAGGTGCAGGAGATGCTCTATATCGAGAAGGGCGGCCCAGAGCAGATCCCGGGCGAGCTCGCGGCCTACAACCCGCTCATCCCCAAGGGGGCCGAGCTGGTGGCCACGGTGCTGTTCGAGATCGACGATCCCGACAAGCGCAAGGCGGTGCTGAGCCATCTCGGCGGCGTCGAGAACAGCGCCTTCATCGAGGTCGACGGCGCGCGCGTCATGGGCGTGCCGGAGGCCGACCAGGACCGCACCACGGACGAGGGCAAGGCCTCCTCCGTGCAGTTCATCCACTTCCCGTTCCAGCCTCAGCAGATCGCGGCTTTCCGCAAGCCGGGAGCCCGCGTCCTGGTGGGCTTCTCGCACCCGCAATACGGCCATATCGCAGTCGCGCCCGAGCCCGTGCGCGCGGCGCTCGCGGATGATTTCGACTGAGGCTTTGCATCGCCCCGGGTCGGGATCGCGCCGCCTCCCCCGAACGGGAGATCAGTAAAAAGCCGCAAGATTGAAATGATCATCCCCTCCCCCGTTCAGGGGGAGGGCAGGGAGGGGGTTGCTCGGCGCGGGCGGCCGCCCGACGGCTCAGAACGTCTCGTTCGGATAAGCGCCCCAGAACCATTCGCGCTTGAGCCAGCCGCGATAGCCCTGGACATCGGCCCGGCACCATTCCTGCTCGCAGGAGAGGAGCTGGCCGATCACGCCCGGCTGCAGCCGGGCGGCGGGCCTCGCATCCATCTCGGGCGCCAGGCGCATCATCCGCTGCTCGCCGGTGATGAGGAAGTCGCGCTTGCCGTCGAGCATGCTCTGATGGACCCAGCCTTCGGTCCCCTGCCAGTCCCGGATCTTGCGCCAGGTGTCGAACTCCTCGATCACCTCGACCGGCATGCCGTCGCGCTTGTAGATCCAGTCGATCGGATAGGTCAGCCCGGGCCCCGTCCGCAGATTGACCTCGTTCGATCGCAGCGAGACGAACCGGGGGATCGGCAGGCCCGACGGGTTGCTGCCCGCGGCCAGCGCCGGGCCGCCGCTCAGTTCCGGAACCAAGCCCCATCCCGTCGCTATCAGGATCGCCGTCAGGAGGAAGATTGCCACCCCACGCCCGCCGCGCCGCCGCGCGCCGGTGGAATGCCCCTGGGCCCGCTTCATCACCCGATCTCCATCATCGAACTGCAATCGCCGATTCGCAGATTCGAACGCTCTGGCGCCCGGGTCAAGTTCGGCAGGCGCCGATCGGCGAGCCCCCTTTCGGGCAAGCTGTCGCACCCCGTACGGGACGGCCGGTGACAGGGCCGGCCCTCGGCTGGACAAGCCCCGGCACCCTTGCTATGGCAGACCGCGAGCCCCGCTTGGTAGAGTGGGCGCCGCACCGGCTGGCTTCCCACCAACCATTCCTCGTG harbors:
- a CDS encoding rubrerythrin family protein, translating into MSKSLKNSKTEGNLKAAFAGESQANRRYLYFAQKADVEGYNDVAAVFRSTAEGETGHAHGHLEFLEAVGDPATGLPIGATGPNLKAAIAGETHEYTDMYPGMARTAREEGFDEIADWFETLAKAEKSHAGRFQKALDTLG
- a CDS encoding heterodisulfide reductase-related iron-sulfur binding cluster, yielding MREGSLEPPVRHPLDWNDPDFTNWEKLDAEMRRVFDICHGCRRCFNLCDSFPRLFDLVDASPDEMHGVKSEDFKQVVDACTLCDLCFMTKCPYVPPHEFNLDFPHLMLRYRAAERARGHVEPIRDELGKTDRNGRLGAVASPVMNWAVSEKNGLTRPLMEKVAGVDRHAALPKFHSKTFMLKARQETPEINREAPGFGRKAVLYATCFVNYHNPGIGEAARKVLARNGVETEVLYPACCGMPQLEAGNISKVAEGARKVSEALLPWVEKGYDVIALVPSCALMLKFEWPLILPADAGIKKLSQATFDITEYVVDIAKRNGIAPGLKPLEGGVALHIACHSRAQNMGQKAAEMLRLIPQADLAVIERCSGHGGSWGVMEGNFETALKVGKPVARQAQNAGKAHLASECPLAGAHIVQGMERIADGQAAATQSRHPIELLAQAYGL
- a CDS encoding DUF3501 family protein, which codes for MRKREITADDLMSVEAYAKVRKERRTALVQRKRLRRLEIGPYCSMHFENYESMWFQVQEMLYIEKGGPEQIPGELAAYNPLIPKGAELVATVLFEIDDPDKRKAVLSHLGGVENSAFIEVDGARVMGVPEADQDRTTDEGKASSVQFIHFPFQPQQIAAFRKPGARVLVGFSHPQYGHIAVAPEPVRAALADDFD
- a CDS encoding SH3 domain-containing protein — encoded protein: MKRAQGHSTGARRRGGRGVAIFLLTAILIATGWGLVPELSGGPALAAGSNPSGLPIPRFVSLRSNEVNLRTGPGLTYPIDWIYKRDGMPVEVIEEFDTWRKIRDWQGTEGWVHQSMLDGKRDFLITGEQRMMRLAPEMDARPAARLQPGVIGQLLSCEQEWCRADVQGYRGWLKREWFWGAYPNETF